From Bradyrhizobium symbiodeficiens, the proteins below share one genomic window:
- a CDS encoding branched-chain amino acid aminotransferase, with the protein MSMKFDIQPASNPTSEKDRVARLVDPGFGRVFTDHMAIVRYNQAKGGWYEAKIEARANFQLDPAGAVLHYAQEIFEGLKAYKRDDGGVNLFRPDANARRFKDSADRMAMAQLPEDVFIEAVEQVVRIDRAWMPGGEGSLYLRPFMIASETFLGVKPSSEYIFAVIASPVGSYFKGGPAPVSIWVSENYTRAAVGGTGAVKCGGNYAASLRAQAEAMQHGCDQVVFLDAVERRYIEELGGMNVFFVFDDGSLSTPPLGTILPGITRDSIIALARDAGKTVREEPYTLEQWRKDAASGRLKEAFACGTAAVISPIGKVRSVSGDFEISGGAAGPVAMGLRKQLVDIQYGRTNDPHNWIRKVF; encoded by the coding sequence ATGAGCATGAAATTCGATATCCAGCCCGCATCCAATCCGACGTCCGAAAAGGACCGCGTCGCCAGGTTGGTGGACCCCGGCTTCGGACGGGTCTTCACCGATCACATGGCGATCGTGCGCTACAACCAGGCCAAGGGCGGCTGGTACGAGGCGAAGATCGAGGCGCGCGCCAACTTCCAGCTCGATCCGGCCGGCGCCGTGCTGCACTACGCCCAGGAGATTTTCGAGGGCCTCAAGGCCTACAAGCGCGACGACGGCGGCGTGAACCTGTTCCGCCCCGACGCCAATGCGCGGCGCTTCAAGGACTCCGCCGACCGCATGGCGATGGCGCAACTGCCCGAGGACGTCTTCATCGAGGCGGTCGAGCAGGTCGTGCGCATCGACCGCGCCTGGATGCCCGGCGGCGAGGGCAGCCTTTACCTGCGGCCCTTCATGATCGCGAGCGAGACCTTCCTCGGCGTCAAGCCGTCGTCCGAATACATCTTCGCGGTGATCGCTTCGCCTGTTGGCTCCTACTTCAAGGGCGGTCCCGCGCCGGTCTCGATCTGGGTCTCGGAGAATTATACGCGCGCGGCCGTCGGCGGCACCGGCGCCGTCAAATGCGGCGGCAATTACGCCGCGAGCCTGCGCGCCCAGGCCGAGGCAATGCAGCACGGCTGCGATCAGGTCGTCTTCCTCGACGCGGTCGAGCGCCGCTACATCGAAGAGCTCGGCGGCATGAACGTTTTCTTCGTGTTCGACGACGGCTCGCTCTCGACGCCGCCGCTTGGCACCATCCTGCCCGGCATCACCCGCGACTCCATCATCGCGCTCGCCCGCGATGCCGGAAAGACCGTGCGCGAGGAGCCGTACACACTCGAGCAGTGGCGCAAGGATGCGGCCTCAGGCAGGCTGAAGGAAGCGTTTGCCTGCGGCACCGCCGCCGTCATCTCGCCGATCGGCAAGGTGCGCTCGGTGAGCGGCGATTTCGAGATCAGCGGCGGCGCCGCCGGCCCCGTCGCCATGGGCCTGCGCAAGCAGCTCGTCGACATCCAGTACGGCCGCACCAACGATCCCCACAATTGGATCCGCAAGGTGTTTTGA
- a CDS encoding YegJ family protein produces the protein MAPRLPQPVKWAILAAITGISVFGILTIGPTHEVAADDRSPIVDVRTTDPEMNTAIARARGTLPTFWASYESPKPTEAGHALKVRFSTRKGGEHIWIAEVKKLPGGGYSGVFANEPRDLPGKRAGDEVKFTEADISDWMFMRNGKIVGGETIKPTLKSLPKADADALRARMEQP, from the coding sequence ATGGCACCCAGACTCCCCCAGCCCGTGAAATGGGCCATTCTCGCCGCAATCACCGGCATCTCCGTTTTCGGCATCCTCACCATCGGCCCAACGCACGAGGTCGCAGCCGATGACCGCTCGCCGATCGTCGACGTGCGCACTACCGATCCCGAAATGAACACCGCGATCGCGCGCGCCCGCGGCACGCTGCCCACCTTCTGGGCTTCTTATGAATCGCCCAAGCCGACGGAAGCCGGGCACGCCCTGAAGGTGCGCTTCTCGACTCGGAAGGGTGGCGAGCACATCTGGATCGCCGAGGTGAAGAAGCTGCCGGGCGGAGGCTATTCGGGCGTGTTCGCCAACGAACCGCGGGACCTGCCCGGCAAACGGGCCGGCGACGAGGTCAAGTTCACTGAGGCCGACATCTCGGACTGGATGTTCATGCGCAACGGCAAGATCGTCGGCGGTGAAACCATCAAACCGACCCTGAAGTCCCTGCCCAAGGCGGACGCGGACGCGCTAAGGGCGCGAATGGAGCAGCCGTAG
- the hisS gene encoding histidine--tRNA ligase has product MVEKIRTVYELYGFEPVETPAMEYTDVLGKFLPDLDRPNEGVFSFQDDDEQWISLRYDLTAPLARYVGERYGTDALVLPYRSYRVGYVFRNEKPGPGRFRQFMQFDADTVGSATPAADAEICMMAADTMEALGVQRGQYVVKVNNRKVLDGVLEAIGLAGEENADRRLIVLRAIDKLDRLGVEGIKQLLGEGRKDDSGDFTKGAGLAPAAVGQILDFVTGEGETWADMAMYKAPTDDEWTRTGAEMAAVTSLPEKPNTRFFYFNSRLLDHWYKLVANSETGQQGIAELRQILTIMESSGYGSSRFRISAETIRGLEYYTGPVYEVELLLETKDDKGRPVRFGSVGGGGRYDGLVSRFRGEPVPATGFSIGVSRLQAALTLLGKLDTKPEFGPVVVTVFDRDRVADYQKMVASLRTAGIRAELYLGNPKNMGNQLKYADRRNSPCVIIQGSDEKARGEVQIKDLVEGAKAAAAIASNQEWRESRPAQFSCSEADLVAKVREVLSRHDVKWG; this is encoded by the coding sequence ATGGTCGAGAAGATCCGCACCGTCTACGAGCTCTACGGCTTCGAGCCGGTGGAGACGCCGGCGATGGAATACACCGACGTGCTCGGCAAGTTCCTGCCCGACCTGGACCGTCCGAACGAGGGCGTGTTCTCGTTCCAGGACGACGACGAGCAGTGGATCAGCCTGCGCTACGATCTGACCGCGCCGCTCGCCCGCTACGTCGGCGAGCGTTACGGCACCGACGCGCTGGTCCTGCCCTATCGCAGCTACCGCGTCGGCTATGTCTTCCGCAACGAGAAGCCCGGCCCCGGCCGCTTCCGCCAGTTCATGCAGTTCGACGCCGATACGGTCGGCTCGGCGACGCCGGCAGCGGATGCCGAGATCTGCATGATGGCCGCCGACACGATGGAAGCGCTGGGCGTGCAGCGCGGCCAGTACGTCGTGAAGGTGAATAACCGCAAGGTGCTCGATGGCGTTTTGGAAGCGATTGGGCTCGCAGGTGAGGAGAACGCAGACCGTCGCCTTATCGTACTGCGCGCAATCGATAAGCTTGACCGCTTGGGCGTTGAGGGCATCAAACAGCTGCTTGGAGAAGGACGTAAGGACGACAGCGGCGACTTCACAAAGGGCGCTGGATTGGCGCCGGCGGCTGTGGGCCAAATTCTAGATTTCGTTACTGGGGAGGGCGAAACCTGGGCGGACATGGCGATGTACAAAGCGCCTACAGATGATGAATGGACAAGAACCGGCGCCGAAATGGCTGCCGTTACGAGCCTGCCAGAAAAGCCAAATACACGCTTTTTCTATTTCAACTCCCGCCTCTTGGATCATTGGTACAAGCTCGTTGCCAACTCCGAAACAGGTCAGCAGGGGATTGCCGAACTCCGGCAGATACTAACAATCATGGAATCGTCGGGTTACGGCTCAAGCCGCTTCCGGATCTCCGCAGAGACAATCCGCGGCCTCGAGTACTATACCGGTCCTGTCTACGAGGTCGAACTGCTGCTCGAGACCAAGGACGACAAAGGCCGCCCGGTGCGCTTCGGCTCTGTCGGCGGCGGCGGCCGCTATGACGGCCTCGTCTCGCGCTTCCGCGGCGAGCCGGTGCCGGCGACCGGTTTCTCGATCGGCGTGTCGCGGCTGCAGGCCGCGCTGACGCTGCTCGGCAAGCTCGACACCAAGCCGGAGTTTGGCCCCGTCGTCGTCACCGTGTTCGATCGCGACCGCGTCGCCGACTACCAGAAGATGGTGGCGTCCTTGCGGACCGCCGGCATCCGCGCCGAGCTCTATCTCGGCAATCCCAAGAACATGGGCAATCAGCTCAAATATGCCGACCGCCGCAACTCGCCTTGCGTGATCATCCAGGGTTCGGATGAAAAGGCGCGCGGCGAGGTGCAGATCAAGGACCTGGTCGAGGGCGCCAAGGCGGCGGCCGCGATCGCCTCCAACCAGGAATGGCGCGAGAGCCGCCCGGCGCAGTTCTCGTGC